CTGTTGCGGTATCACATCGCACTCGACACGCGGCCAACCACCTGCGCTCGTGCCGCTTCGCTGCCCAACCGTCTCCTCGAAGCGCTGCGCCGTGTGCTCTGGCGGCTGCTCGGAAACCCTCTCGACCGAATCGCGCTGCAACAAACACGGGTCAATGAACTGCTCCTCGACGCGCTGTGCCGCGCCGTTGCAGAATCGTCTCGCTCGCCCGCCGGCCCCACGCCGCCCACACCACCGGCCAACGCGCCGTGAGCCGTGTCGATCAGCTCCTCGACGGTTTCGTGCCGGGCGACGCAATCTCGCAGGAAGCGCTCGCCGTCCGCGCCCACCTTCGGCATCTGGGCTTCGATTCTGAAATCTTTGCCGTGCCGCAGAGAATCTCCCCTGACGGCCTCGCCGAATGCCGACCAGTGACCGACATCGAAACGCGCCGCCCCGATGCGGTGATTCTGCACTACGCGATCGCCTCGCCCGCCGCCGACGTGTGGCGCGCCGGCGCATTCCGCCGGCTGCTGCTCTACCACAACATCACCCCGTCGGAATGGTTCCGACCGTACGACGCGGCGCTCAGCGCGCAGCTCCAAAGCGGGCGCCGCGCATTGCCCGACCTTGTCAGCGCGGCGCACGCGATGGCCGCGGTCTCGTCCTTCAACGCCAACGAGCTGCGCGCGGTCGGCGCCGATCGCGTCCGCTTGCTGCCGCTGGTCTCCGCCGCAGAACCACTTCCACCGCCGGACCCGTCGATGACCGCGCGGCTGGGCGACGGCTTCACGAATCTGCTGCACATCGGCCGGCTGGCGCCGAACAAATGTCTCGAAGAACTGATCGAGGGGTTTGTATGGTATCAGCGCGGTTTTAACCCCCGCAGCCGGCTGATCCTGGCCGGTTCCGACCGCGCCTGCCCGCGCTACGCCGCGCTGCTCCGCATGTTGCTGGTTGAGTACAAGGCCGAGAACGTGTGGCTGGCCGGCTACCTGACTGAGGCGCAACTGTCCGCGGCGCTGTCCGCCGCATCGCTGGTCATCAGCGTCAGCCGTCACGAGGGCTTCTGCGCCCCGCTGGTCACCGCCGCCCGCGCCGGTGTGCCGGTGCTCGCCCGCGCGATCGGTGGCGTCCCCGAGGCGGTGGGACCGGCAGCGTTGCTCTTCGACGAAGCTTCTCCACGCGAACTCGCCGCTCTGATCCACATCGCCACCACGGATGCCGCGGTTCGGTCGGCAATCGCCGCCGGCCAGCGCCAACGACTCGCCCAGCTTCATCGCCGCGACGTCGCCACCGAACTCCTCAATTGGTTGGCCGATGCCGGACTGGCCGTGAGCAAGCGCCACGCGCCGTAGCACGACAGTCGCGAATCGCCATGCGCTGGCGGGTTCGAAAAAACCCCGTATGTTTTCCAAATGAAATTTTTCACGCCTTTTTCATTCGGTATGCTCGTTGTCGCGGTGCTGTTCCCGCGCACAACCCCCTGCGCGACAGCCGGGGGGCAGGGCCCGTCTCCTTGGGCACTCACCAACGCGGTAACCACCGCCTGGGAGATGTCCGCAGTTCGGTTCGGCGATGCCGCCGGCCCTGCCCTCACGCTCGGGGAGTTTTCCGCAGCACTAGCGCGACGATCGTCCGAAGAATT
The DNA window shown above is from Kiritimatiellia bacterium and carries:
- a CDS encoding glycosyltransferase produces the protein MSRVDQLLDGFVPGDAISQEALAVRAHLRHLGFDSEIFAVPQRISPDGLAECRPVTDIETRRPDAVILHYAIASPAADVWRAGAFRRLLLYHNITPSEWFRPYDAALSAQLQSGRRALPDLVSAAHAMAAVSSFNANELRAVGADRVRLLPLVSAAEPLPPPDPSMTARLGDGFTNLLHIGRLAPNKCLEELIEGFVWYQRGFNPRSRLILAGSDRACPRYAALLRMLLVEYKAENVWLAGYLTEAQLSAALSAASLVISVSRHEGFCAPLVTAARAGVPVLARAIGGVPEAVGPAALLFDEASPRELAALIHIATTDAAVRSAIAAGQRQRLAQLHRRDVATELLNWLADAGLAVSKRHAP